A window from Rhizosphaericola mali encodes these proteins:
- a CDS encoding EVE domain-containing protein: MHWLVKSEPFKYSWDQFVKDKSTFWDGVRNYQARNNLKAMKKGDEVFFYHSNEGKEIVGIAKVIKEAYQDPTTDDERWVVVDLKPVKKLKKSIGLAYLKEDILLKNMALVKQQRLSVSPVTDDEWKAILELTQ, encoded by the coding sequence ATGCATTGGTTAGTAAAATCAGAACCTTTTAAATACAGTTGGGATCAATTTGTAAAAGATAAATCGACTTTTTGGGATGGTGTGCGTAATTACCAAGCGCGCAACAACCTGAAAGCGATGAAAAAAGGTGATGAAGTTTTCTTTTACCATAGCAACGAAGGCAAAGAAATTGTCGGCATTGCCAAAGTAATAAAAGAAGCTTATCAAGATCCAACAACGGACGATGAGCGCTGGGTTGTCGTCGATTTAAAACCTGTCAAGAAATTGAAAAAATCAATCGGATTAGCCTATTTGAAAGAAGATATTTTACTTAAGAATATGGCTTTGGTAAAACAACAGCGCCTTTCTGTCAGCCCAGTAACAGACGATGAGTGGAAAGCAATATTGGAACTTACTCAATAA
- a CDS encoding S8 family serine peptidase, producing the protein MKFNYLSIAFASVLLSATANAQQKNTVLSKDWYQKDLAKDTFYGISLDQAYDFLKGKKSTSTIVAVIDGGIDTTHEDLKNIVWKNPKEIPSNGKDDDGNGYIDDIYGWNFLGNADGKNVNKEAEEKYRVYYKFKDKYSNPNIDTTKMSFWDKYDYKTWKRAQQEIEDPVKSSQDKQMANFLSMTYHALLKADTILVKSLRKNEYTIADLENYKATAGDQSNYAKMTMMQIVQVANFAPTTTNTEILKDLKSESEKYATADDARNNAPETYRANIVHDNYSDFKDNHYGNGDVHAQDPMHGSHVSGIIAAQRDNNIGMNGIADNVKILSVRAVPDGDEYDKDIALAIRYAVDNGAKVINMSFGKAYSPEKYWVDSAFEYAAQHDVLLIHAAGNESENIDSLPNYPNGDLLAYGGIQAPNLITVGASGDPRIGDTHLAANFSNYGKKTVDVFAPGERIYSTVPETNKYAYLDGTSMASPVVTGLAALIRSYFPKLSAEQVKYVIEHSVEIPKNDSTVLPGTSDQIVPFSSLSKSGGIVNAYNAVKLASTLKPEKRKK; encoded by the coding sequence ATGAAATTCAATTATTTATCTATTGCATTTGCCTCGGTTTTACTTTCTGCAACTGCAAATGCACAACAAAAAAATACGGTTTTATCCAAAGATTGGTATCAAAAAGATTTAGCAAAAGATACATTTTATGGTATCAGTTTGGATCAAGCATATGATTTTTTGAAAGGAAAAAAATCTACTTCAACGATTGTAGCAGTCATCGATGGAGGTATTGATACGACACATGAGGATTTGAAAAATATCGTTTGGAAAAATCCAAAAGAAATTCCAAGTAATGGAAAAGATGATGATGGTAATGGCTATATAGATGATATATATGGTTGGAATTTTCTTGGCAATGCCGATGGGAAAAATGTAAACAAAGAGGCTGAAGAAAAATATCGTGTTTACTATAAATTTAAAGACAAATATAGTAACCCTAATATTGATACTACTAAAATGTCTTTTTGGGATAAATACGATTACAAAACTTGGAAAAGAGCCCAACAAGAGATTGAAGACCCTGTAAAATCATCACAAGACAAGCAAATGGCTAATTTCTTGTCGATGACTTACCACGCACTTTTAAAAGCGGATACCATCTTAGTTAAAAGTCTGCGTAAAAATGAATACACCATTGCGGATTTGGAAAATTATAAAGCAACCGCTGGCGATCAATCCAATTACGCCAAAATGACGATGATGCAAATCGTCCAAGTAGCCAATTTTGCACCTACAACTACGAACACAGAGATTTTAAAAGACCTAAAATCAGAAAGTGAAAAATATGCAACGGCAGACGATGCACGTAATAATGCGCCTGAAACCTATCGTGCGAATATCGTTCATGACAATTATAGTGATTTTAAAGATAATCACTATGGCAATGGCGATGTACATGCACAAGATCCGATGCATGGTTCCCATGTATCTGGTATCATCGCTGCACAACGAGACAATAATATTGGGATGAATGGTATAGCAGATAATGTAAAAATTCTTTCTGTACGTGCAGTTCCCGATGGAGATGAGTATGATAAAGATATCGCTCTTGCAATTAGATATGCCGTTGACAATGGCGCGAAAGTCATTAACATGAGTTTTGGGAAAGCATATTCTCCAGAGAAATATTGGGTGGATAGCGCATTTGAATATGCCGCACAACATGACGTTTTATTAATTCATGCGGCAGGTAATGAATCAGAGAATATTGATTCTCTTCCTAATTATCCCAATGGCGATTTACTAGCATACGGTGGCATACAGGCGCCTAATCTCATTACTGTCGGAGCTAGTGGCGACCCAAGAATTGGCGATACTCATCTTGCTGCCAATTTTAGTAATTATGGTAAAAAAACGGTGGATGTATTTGCGCCTGGCGAAAGAATTTATTCTACGGTACCAGAAACAAATAAATATGCTTATTTGGATGGGACGAGCATGGCTTCACCAGTTGTAACAGGTTTGGCTGCATTAATCCGTTCTTATTTCCCTAAATTAAGCGCAGAACAAGTAAAATATGTGATCGAACATAGTGTTGAAATTCCTAAAAATGATTCTACAGTTTTACCGGGCACAAGTGATCAAATAGTTCCATTCAGTTCACTTTCCAAATCTGGAGGTATTGTAAATGCCTACAATGCAGTAAAATTAGCAAGCACATTAAAACCTGAAAAAAGGAAGAAATAA
- a CDS encoding DMT family transporter: MKKSYGLLHIAVLLAGFTGIFGKLITLNEVLLTWYRLFFSAIFLFIALKIIRIKYSLSLQEKIRIGKVGLLITLHWILFYASIKYANISIGVICYSLTSFYTAIFKPIIKRQRFKVSELLLSAITLVGISLIFHFDSSSQIGIILGVISSAIGALYTINNEQLAGKYDSKVIIYYQMIAGTIGLGFLLPIYLYYFPAPEIFPNIKNAVYLILLSLFCTIGLYVMVTEVLKKISAFTVNLTFNLEPIYSIIIAFLFFDEGKSVNYSFYIGVFFVLLSVLLQSMLSFKKSKK, encoded by the coding sequence ATGAAAAAATCATATGGGCTATTGCATATTGCAGTGCTATTAGCGGGCTTTACCGGTATTTTTGGTAAATTGATTACACTGAATGAAGTATTATTGACTTGGTATCGATTATTTTTCTCCGCTATTTTCCTTTTTATAGCGCTCAAAATTATCCGCATAAAATATTCATTAAGTCTCCAAGAAAAAATCCGTATCGGAAAAGTTGGGTTGCTTATTACCTTACATTGGATTTTATTCTATGCAAGTATCAAATATGCCAATATCTCTATTGGAGTAATTTGTTATAGTTTGACAAGTTTTTATACCGCTATATTTAAACCTATTATTAAAAGGCAACGATTTAAAGTGTCGGAGTTGTTGCTAAGTGCAATTACTTTAGTCGGCATAAGTTTGATTTTTCACTTTGATAGCTCCTCGCAAATAGGAATTATTTTGGGGGTAATATCTTCTGCTATTGGAGCGCTCTACACCATTAATAACGAACAGCTTGCGGGCAAATATGATAGTAAGGTAATTATATATTATCAGATGATTGCAGGAACGATAGGATTGGGTTTCCTTTTGCCTATTTATTTGTATTATTTCCCTGCTCCAGAGATCTTTCCTAACATTAAAAATGCAGTTTATTTAATTCTACTTTCTCTATTTTGCACTATTGGATTATATGTGATGGTGACGGAAGTATTAAAAAAAATATCTGCATTTACAGTTAATTTAACCTTCAATTTGGAGCCTATTTATTCGATCATAATAGCATTTTTATTTTTTGATGAGGGCAAAAGTGTCAATTATTCTTTTTATATAGGCGTATTCTTTGTGCTGTTGTCGGTGCTTTTACAATCCATGTTATCCTTCAAAAAGTCCAAAAAATGA
- a CDS encoding winged helix-turn-helix transcriptional regulator — protein sequence MPKRKESSTNSQNEKYVLECDLAYAVCKIGGRWKIIILGKLESGKLRFSELRNLIDGITERMLTLQLRELEKEGLVKRTVYAEVPPRVDYELTDIAKDLIPIWRQLENWAVKHKNISANIQ from the coding sequence ATGCCTAAAAGAAAAGAATCTTCAACAAATAGTCAAAATGAAAAATACGTTTTGGAATGTGATTTGGCCTATGCAGTTTGCAAAATTGGAGGGCGTTGGAAAATTATTATTTTAGGTAAATTAGAATCGGGTAAACTGCGATTCAGTGAACTGAGAAACTTGATTGATGGTATTACAGAGCGTATGCTTACGCTACAATTAAGAGAATTAGAAAAAGAAGGTTTGGTCAAACGAACTGTATATGCGGAAGTTCCACCAAGAGTTGATTATGAGCTTACTGATATTGCGAAAGATCTCATTCCAATATGGCGTCAGTTAGAAAATTGGGCAGTAAAGCATAAAAACATCAGTGCTAACATTCAATAA
- a CDS encoding MFS transporter, with translation MKKYAYIGALGFLSVITTEFGIIGILPLIAKHYDVTIGKAGILLSAFALVIALTGPFMTLLLSGYDKKKVMLTSIFLFLITGVVSATAPPFWILILVRLLPAFLQPVYIATALSLAVIGANPSDKNKLMSIVFSGVAIAMVSTVPLVSYIASVCNWQISFVAQALVSFIALCFICFGLPNTPVREKKSFGSQLKILRQPTFLISTAMNFFMIAAWFSIYSYFAEYFITEKNIKESSVSYLLFLFGIVGVLANFIAGKLLNKSVTFATLLFLSGTIIIPIALLYSDKSMVTIAIITALWGFLYAPSFLNASTYMISSAPNAMEFANSLATSFGNMGVSVGTFLSGVIISSFGIQYIPWLTISFGTLSILMITLRKIMEKRQRNK, from the coding sequence ATGAAAAAGTATGCTTATATAGGTGCATTAGGTTTTTTAAGTGTTATTACTACAGAATTTGGCATTATCGGAATCCTGCCATTGATTGCAAAACATTACGACGTCACCATTGGAAAAGCAGGCATCTTATTAAGCGCATTTGCACTTGTCATTGCCTTAACAGGACCATTTATGACTTTGCTGCTATCAGGATATGACAAAAAGAAAGTGATGCTTACTTCCATTTTTTTATTCTTAATTACAGGCGTTGTTTCTGCGACAGCTCCTCCATTTTGGATTTTAATCTTAGTAAGACTTTTACCTGCATTTTTACAACCAGTATATATTGCGACGGCATTATCTCTAGCCGTAATTGGCGCCAATCCCTCTGACAAAAATAAATTAATGAGTATTGTTTTTAGTGGAGTCGCCATTGCAATGGTATCCACGGTTCCTTTAGTTTCCTATATTGCAAGTGTTTGTAATTGGCAAATTTCTTTTGTTGCACAAGCCTTAGTAAGCTTTATTGCACTATGTTTTATTTGTTTTGGATTGCCCAACACACCTGTAAGAGAAAAAAAATCCTTTGGAAGTCAACTCAAAATCCTACGCCAACCCACATTCCTGATAAGCACAGCAATGAATTTCTTTATGATTGCCGCTTGGTTTTCCATCTACAGTTATTTCGCAGAATATTTTATTACAGAAAAAAATATAAAAGAAAGTTCAGTAAGTTATCTTTTATTTTTATTCGGAATCGTAGGTGTATTAGCCAATTTCATTGCCGGCAAATTGTTGAATAAAAGTGTAACTTTTGCTACGTTATTATTTCTTTCTGGTACGATCATCATACCAATTGCACTACTTTATTCTGATAAAAGTATGGTTACCATTGCCATTATTACAGCATTATGGGGATTTTTATATGCGCCAAGTTTTCTAAATGCGTCCACTTATATGATTTCATCGGCACCGAATGCTATGGAATTTGCCAATAGCTTGGCAACCTCTTTTGGTAATATGGGTGTTTCTGTAGGTACGTTTCTCAGCGGCGTCATAATTTCATCTTTTGGGATTCAATATATTCCCTGGCTGACAATCAGCTTTGGAACTTTGTCCATTTTGATGATTACATTAAGAAAAATTATGGAGAAAAGACAACGTAACAAATAA
- a CDS encoding DUF2071 domain-containing protein, protein MKIPTIHGYIERRILVTYVAEPDIIKQILPAPFRPRLYNGKAIVGICLIRLKNIKPKGFPNFIGVNSENGAHRIAVEWEENHQLKSGVYIPRRDTNLRLNTFVGGRIFPGKHYFAKFNVIESQNNYHLDFTSSDNTQIAIDAFKSKYFDEKSIFQSVDNVSNFFENGDVGYSPNGKNFDGLKLIPYYWQVAPLQVTNIQSSYFGNKTIFPEDSVKFDNAILMENIEHEWQSINSIKGIYNEIQQCS, encoded by the coding sequence ATGAAAATACCAACTATACATGGATATATTGAACGCCGAATATTGGTAACTTATGTCGCAGAACCAGATATAATTAAACAAATTTTGCCCGCGCCTTTTCGTCCTAGGTTATATAATGGGAAAGCGATTGTTGGCATTTGCTTAATTAGACTCAAGAATATTAAACCAAAAGGATTTCCTAATTTTATAGGGGTAAATTCGGAAAATGGGGCTCATAGGATTGCCGTCGAATGGGAGGAAAATCATCAGCTTAAAAGCGGTGTATATATTCCAAGACGAGATACTAATCTAAGATTAAATACATTCGTTGGCGGCAGAATATTTCCCGGCAAACATTATTTTGCCAAATTTAATGTAATAGAATCTCAGAATAATTATCACCTAGATTTTACCAGTTCAGACAACACTCAGATTGCAATAGACGCCTTTAAATCAAAATATTTTGACGAGAAATCAATTTTTCAATCAGTAGATAACGTTTCTAATTTTTTCGAAAATGGAGATGTTGGATATTCGCCCAATGGGAAAAATTTCGACGGCTTAAAACTGATTCCTTATTATTGGCAAGTTGCACCTCTGCAAGTAACCAATATCCAATCTAGCTATTTCGGAAATAAGACCATATTTCCTGAAGATTCCGTTAAGTTTGATAATGCTATTTTAATGGAAAATATTGAGCATGAATGGCAATCCATAAATTCGATTAAAGGAATTTATAATGAAATTCAACAATGCTCGTAA
- a CDS encoding DUF6304 family protein: protein MKNSVEYKGTYTDHLGIIEIVIHSDYTYLHTEIGGVQFSGREFSDLTISDESSYTNEQLERFTFLNTNGENSLCDCAFSITIPQILFTPKDHSEFTITLELKYTLGNVREDRRGGLKLETADLSTDIKGVHYQATADYMEDALNDIQRQFNAKFYFKNCFNCSFGDYSVFGNSGFGDMRCFVSQKQKFLEVQNKNDFIELENDAVRVQEIYCCDKFESKGCVSL from the coding sequence ATGAAAAACAGCGTTGAATATAAAGGAACATATACTGATCATTTGGGCATTATAGAAATTGTAATTCATAGTGATTATACATATTTGCATACTGAAATCGGAGGTGTGCAGTTTTCAGGACGAGAGTTCTCGGATCTAACTATTTCAGATGAATCTAGTTATACAAATGAACAACTTGAAAGATTCACTTTTTTAAATACAAATGGAGAAAATTCTCTTTGCGACTGTGCATTTTCTATAACAATCCCTCAAATACTATTTACCCCAAAAGACCATTCAGAATTTACAATTACGCTTGAATTAAAATATACACTAGGAAACGTAAGAGAAGATCGACGAGGTGGTCTTAAATTAGAAACGGCGGATCTATCAACAGATATCAAAGGCGTACATTATCAGGCAACAGCAGACTATATGGAAGATGCCTTGAATGATATCCAACGACAATTTAACGCCAAGTTTTATTTTAAAAATTGCTTCAATTGTAGTTTTGGTGATTATAGTGTATTTGGAAATAGCGGTTTTGGAGACATGCGCTGTTTTGTTTCCCAAAAACAAAAATTCCTAGAAGTGCAGAATAAAAATGATTTTATCGAATTAGAAAATGACGCAGTTCGAGTACAGGAAATTTATTGTTGTGATAAATTTGAAAGCAAAGGTTGTGTATCTTTATAG
- a CDS encoding DoxX family protein, translating into MNIKKFNSGSFSIFNMDFALLVLRLWAGLSLFVKHGIEKFTDFPGMLSRFPDPIHIGAAPSLTFALISDAICTVLIAIGWFTRIAAAFEVINLLVIFITLHSFSFMQEHAEIVYLYLGIYITIFFSGPGKYSLDKK; encoded by the coding sequence ATGAATATCAAAAAATTTAATTCTGGAAGTTTTTCAATTTTCAACATGGATTTTGCATTACTTGTTTTGCGTCTCTGGGCAGGTCTGAGTTTATTTGTGAAGCATGGTATTGAAAAGTTTACAGATTTTCCAGGAATGCTTTCACGATTCCCAGATCCTATACATATTGGTGCCGCCCCAAGTTTAACTTTCGCATTAATTAGCGATGCGATTTGTACCGTTTTAATTGCCATTGGTTGGTTTACTCGTATTGCCGCCGCTTTTGAAGTCATCAACTTATTAGTAATATTTATAACCTTACACTCTTTTTCGTTCATGCAAGAGCATGCAGAAATCGTGTATTTATATTTAGGTATTTACATAACTATTTTCTTTTCTGGTCCAGGAAAATATAGTTTGGATAAAAAATAA
- a CDS encoding aspartate/glutamate racemase family protein: MKKIGFVGGISWVSTVEYYKLVNEGVNQQLGGLHFAECVIYSIDFGTLQKMGGENAYSLLLNACQSLQKSEVDAIVLCANTAHMYAEQLEKEIRLPIINIIDETANIILKNNYKNVGLLGTKYTMEMPFYKDKMENYGLKILVPSPQKTRDYIQKTIKDELGAGTVLKETKQEYLKIAEDLIQDGADCIVLGCTELPLIIKPEDLNIPVLDTLQIHASAIVKYILS, translated from the coding sequence ATGAAAAAAATTGGGTTTGTTGGTGGTATCAGTTGGGTTTCAACTGTGGAGTATTATAAACTCGTTAACGAAGGTGTCAATCAGCAATTGGGAGGTTTACATTTCGCAGAATGTGTTATTTATTCAATCGATTTTGGGACCTTACAAAAAATGGGCGGGGAGAATGCTTATTCACTATTGTTAAATGCATGTCAATCATTACAAAAAAGTGAAGTTGATGCAATCGTGCTTTGTGCAAATACGGCTCATATGTATGCGGAACAACTTGAAAAAGAAATACGACTTCCAATTATTAATATCATTGACGAGACCGCTAATATTATACTTAAAAACAACTATAAAAACGTAGGTTTATTGGGTACAAAATACACTATGGAAATGCCATTTTATAAAGACAAAATGGAAAATTATGGTCTCAAAATTCTAGTTCCTAGCCCACAAAAAACGAGAGATTATATTCAAAAAACAATAAAGGACGAATTAGGTGCTGGCACCGTCCTTAAGGAAACAAAACAAGAATATCTCAAAATTGCAGAAGATTTAATTCAAGATGGTGCGGATTGTATCGTTTTAGGCTGTACAGAACTACCACTTATTATCAAACCAGAAGACTTGAATATTCCTGTTTTAGATACATTACAAATTCATGCGAGTGCCATTGTCAAATATATTTTATCGTAA
- a CDS encoding DUF6348 family protein, with protein sequence MNNEEKLSSDDHSFEDNILLINTLKIHLKELGFQVIENTENNSLVVNHELLVVAEIVHNPNYHQRLLHLWINTSQSDYFPEGIEDNIVGIGDSIEEKINSVLNNYIHTTFLPIANSINESYEPDITMSISAQIYQVEIGEIGKQGNWDKIPEQYIFFELLYNQLAQVISLEKFNWLKVYIARQADGTISGECLLNNQNWEEGMSILIQYANSWGVTHSFQGLKQFIMVKKL encoded by the coding sequence ATGAACAACGAAGAAAAATTATCCTCTGATGATCATTCATTTGAGGATAATATACTTTTAATAAACACACTAAAAATACATCTCAAAGAATTAGGTTTTCAGGTTATTGAAAACACCGAAAATAATTCTTTAGTTGTCAATCATGAGCTCTTAGTAGTTGCAGAAATCGTACACAATCCTAACTATCACCAAAGACTCCTTCATCTTTGGATTAATACATCACAGTCAGACTATTTCCCTGAAGGAATCGAAGATAATATAGTTGGTATTGGAGATTCTATTGAGGAGAAAATAAATTCTGTATTGAATAATTATATCCATACAACGTTTTTACCCATTGCCAATAGTATCAATGAATCATATGAACCGGACATAACTATGTCCATTTCGGCTCAAATATATCAAGTTGAAATTGGTGAAATTGGCAAACAAGGGAATTGGGATAAAATACCCGAACAATATATTTTTTTCGAACTATTATATAACCAATTAGCGCAAGTAATTAGTCTAGAGAAATTCAATTGGTTGAAAGTATATATAGCTCGACAGGCAGATGGTACAATTTCTGGCGAGTGTCTTTTGAATAACCAAAATTGGGAAGAAGGTATGTCGATACTAATCCAATATGCCAATTCATGGGGAGTCACTCATTCATTCCAAGGCTTGAAACAATTCATTATGGTTAAAAAGTTATAG
- a CDS encoding NAD(P)H-dependent flavin oxidoreductase produces the protein MKWKNHLSELLKINYPIFQAPMFGVATPEMVTATITADCFGTLPLGDLDADKCIEAIRKTKSLTKKTFGVNIFANEIPPITEALKEQFQTTKDYIENFAKENNLDIQLPKLEDIKVHSYHEQTDAIIEENCKVVSFTFGNLDGATIEKLHSHNVILIGTCTSVGEALALENSGIDIICVQGIEAGGHRGSFSNENIPQIGGLSLLAQVTEKVKIPIIYAGGVYNPSTIKAAITCGAQGVQVGSLLIGSKESGLKDFEKERLHSLTEKDITLTKSFSGRYARGIRNKFIETIENTPYILPYPYQNKLTNSLRKLAKDQKNADFVSIWVGQSLHPFSEESTHVILSKLIQDTNAIYPS, from the coding sequence ATGAAATGGAAAAATCATTTATCTGAATTACTAAAAATCAACTATCCTATTTTTCAGGCACCGATGTTTGGAGTAGCAACACCGGAGATGGTTACAGCTACCATTACAGCAGATTGCTTTGGCACTTTACCACTTGGAGATTTGGACGCGGATAAATGTATAGAAGCAATTAGAAAGACGAAATCTCTCACAAAAAAAACATTTGGGGTAAATATTTTTGCCAATGAAATTCCTCCAATAACAGAAGCCTTAAAAGAGCAATTTCAAACTACAAAAGACTATATAGAAAATTTTGCCAAAGAAAATAATTTAGATATTCAATTACCAAAATTAGAGGATATTAAAGTACATTCTTATCACGAACAGACAGATGCGATTATAGAGGAAAATTGTAAAGTGGTAAGTTTTACTTTTGGAAATTTAGACGGTGCAACTATAGAAAAATTACATAGTCATAATGTAATACTTATTGGCACTTGCACTTCCGTTGGAGAAGCACTGGCACTTGAAAATTCTGGCATTGATATAATTTGTGTTCAAGGAATTGAAGCAGGCGGGCATCGAGGCAGTTTTAGTAACGAAAACATTCCTCAGATTGGAGGTTTATCCCTATTAGCACAAGTTACAGAAAAGGTTAAAATTCCTATAATCTATGCAGGTGGAGTATATAATCCATCAACTATAAAAGCGGCAATTACTTGTGGAGCGCAAGGTGTACAAGTTGGGAGTTTACTTATTGGATCTAAAGAAAGCGGACTCAAAGATTTCGAAAAAGAAAGATTACATAGTTTAACAGAAAAAGATATTACGCTTACCAAAAGTTTTTCGGGAAGATATGCCCGAGGTATTCGTAATAAGTTCATTGAAACTATAGAAAACACGCCTTATATTTTGCCATATCCTTATCAAAATAAATTGACAAATTCCTTACGTAAATTAGCAAAAGATCAAAAAAATGCAGATTTTGTAAGTATTTGGGTCGGACAATCATTACATCCATTTAGCGAAGAAAGTACACATGTGATTTTATCCAAATTAATTCAAGATACAAATGCCATTTACCCTTCCTAA
- a CDS encoding DinB family protein produces the protein MAKLIPILLDELQQEFAITEKFLKLIPDDQYDWKPHAKSMSLKQLSVHIAEIAGWPAMGIQSSEWDFAKSPYTPTPIENNHDLIQLLKKGLNDTIKALNQTKEEDLDHQWQLKYGDKILLSLSKYGFIRHAISQNIHHRAQLGVFLRLLNIPIPGTYGPSADDTNGF, from the coding sequence ATGGCAAAATTAATTCCGATATTACTAGATGAGTTGCAACAAGAATTTGCAATTACTGAAAAATTTTTAAAACTCATTCCAGATGATCAATATGATTGGAAACCGCATGCAAAGAGTATGAGTTTAAAACAATTGAGTGTACATATTGCAGAGATTGCGGGCTGGCCAGCGATGGGAATTCAAAGTTCAGAATGGGATTTTGCAAAGAGTCCTTACACGCCTACACCTATTGAAAATAATCATGATTTAATCCAATTATTAAAAAAAGGTTTGAATGATACTATAAAAGCACTTAATCAAACAAAAGAAGAAGATTTGGATCATCAGTGGCAGTTAAAATATGGCGATAAGATTTTATTATCTCTTAGCAAATATGGATTTATTAGACACGCCATTTCTCAAAACATACATCATCGAGCGCAATTAGGCGTCTTTTTAAGGCTTTTGAATATTCCTATTCCGGGAACTTACGGACCAAGTGCGGACGACACAAATGGTTTTTAA